In one Sphingobium indicum B90A genomic region, the following are encoded:
- a CDS encoding phytanoyl-CoA dioxygenase family protein: MNALAPLLAPLWFAQLFTGAKSFVDNPLIGSTRLNALGLHAGRVRAAQALAAARRRRLADGVDPEHRAIFDRDGVVEIRDFLPAATFSALQEQLFSYRGPAREMVQGDTITRRLAMDPAARRAIPAFEDFRRDPRWQGLARYVSGFDIEPLLYVQSILPRRRDAAPDPQLAFHADTFYPAMKAWLFLEDVPVETGPFAYVKGSHRLTPQRLAWEKQRSLGARDGDCRLSARGSLRIDVSELTGLGLPQPSVFAVPANTLLIADTFGFHARSPASAPATRVEIWAYGRRNPFRPIKGWDVWSLPGIAERRIPLRWWLGDRAGGWIRQPWLPVGVKGAADG, translated from the coding sequence ATGAACGCCCTTGCGCCCCTGCTCGCGCCTCTCTGGTTCGCCCAGCTATTCACCGGCGCCAAATCCTTCGTCGACAATCCGCTGATCGGTTCGACGCGGCTCAACGCGCTGGGGCTGCATGCGGGGCGGGTGCGGGCGGCGCAGGCGCTGGCGGCGGCGCGGCGCAGGCGGCTGGCCGACGGCGTCGATCCGGAACATCGGGCGATTTTCGACCGGGACGGTGTCGTCGAAATCCGGGATTTCCTGCCCGCCGCGACCTTTAGCGCCTTGCAGGAACAGCTTTTCAGCTATCGCGGACCTGCGCGGGAGATGGTTCAGGGCGATACGATCACCCGCCGCCTCGCGATGGACCCCGCCGCGCGCCGGGCGATCCCGGCCTTTGAGGATTTTCGCCGCGATCCCCGCTGGCAGGGTCTGGCCCGCTATGTGTCGGGTTTCGACATAGAGCCGCTGCTCTATGTCCAGTCGATCCTGCCGCGCCGTCGCGATGCCGCGCCCGATCCCCAGCTCGCATTCCATGCCGACACCTTTTATCCCGCGATGAAGGCCTGGCTGTTTCTGGAGGATGTGCCCGTCGAAACCGGGCCCTTCGCCTATGTGAAGGGCTCGCACCGCTTGACGCCGCAGCGGCTGGCCTGGGAAAAGCAACGCAGCCTGGGCGCGCGGGACGGCGATTGCCGCCTTTCGGCGCGGGGATCGCTGCGGATCGACGTCAGCGAACTGACGGGGCTGGGCCTGCCGCAACCGAGCGTCTTTGCCGTGCCCGCCAATACGCTGCTGATCGCCGACACGTTCGGCTTCCATGCCCGCAGTCCGGCCAGCGCGCCCGCCACCAGGGTGGAGATCTGGGCCTATGGACGCCGCAACCCGTTCCGGCCGATCAAGGGATGGGATGTCTGGAGCCTTCCCGGCATAGCCGAGCGGCGCATCCCGTTGCGCTGGTGGCTGGGCGACAGGGCGGGCGGCTGGATCAGGCAGCCATGGCTGCCGGTCGGCGTCAAGGGTGCGGCGGACGGGTGA
- the rho gene encoding transcription termination factor Rho — MHLKDLKKKAPAELVTMAEELGVEGASTLRKQDLMFAILKVEADNGEQIMGEGTIEVLPDGFGFLRSPEANFLAGPDDIYVSPNQVRKFGLRTGDTVEGEIRAPKDGERYFALTKLISVNFDDPEVVRHRVNFDNLTPLYPTQKLTLDATDPTVKDKSARVIDIVSPQGKGQRALIVAPPRTGKTVLLQNIAKAITDNHPEVFLIVLLIDERPEEVTDMQRSVKGEVVSSTFDEPAQRHVQVAEMVIEKAKRLVEHKKDVVILLDSITRLGRAYNTVVPSSGKVLTGGVDANALQRPKRFFGAARNIEEGGSLSIIATALIDTGSRMDEVIFEEFKGTGNSEIVLDRKVADKRIFPALDVGKSGTRKEELLVDKAKLSKMWVLRRILMQMGTVDAMEFLLDKMKDSKTNEDFFDSMNQ; from the coding sequence ATGCACCTTAAGGATCTCAAGAAAAAAGCGCCCGCCGAACTCGTGACCATGGCGGAGGAACTGGGCGTCGAGGGCGCATCGACCCTGCGCAAGCAGGATCTGATGTTCGCGATCCTCAAGGTCGAGGCCGACAATGGCGAGCAGATCATGGGCGAGGGCACGATAGAGGTGCTGCCCGACGGCTTCGGCTTCCTGCGTTCGCCCGAAGCGAATTTCCTCGCCGGTCCCGACGACATCTATGTCTCGCCCAACCAGGTGCGCAAATTCGGCCTGCGCACCGGCGACACGGTGGAGGGCGAAATCCGCGCCCCCAAGGATGGGGAGCGCTATTTCGCCCTGACCAAGCTCATTTCCGTCAATTTCGACGATCCCGAAGTCGTCCGTCACCGCGTCAATTTCGACAATCTGACGCCGCTCTATCCGACGCAGAAGCTGACGCTCGACGCGACCGACCCGACCGTCAAGGACAAGTCGGCCCGCGTCATCGACATCGTCTCGCCGCAGGGCAAGGGCCAGCGCGCGCTGATCGTCGCGCCGCCGCGCACCGGCAAGACCGTGCTGCTCCAGAACATCGCCAAGGCGATCACCGACAACCATCCCGAAGTCTTCCTGATCGTCCTGCTGATCGACGAGCGTCCGGAAGAAGTCACCGACATGCAGCGCAGCGTGAAGGGCGAGGTCGTTTCCTCCACCTTCGACGAACCGGCGCAGCGCCACGTCCAGGTCGCCGAAATGGTGATCGAAAAGGCCAAGCGCCTCGTGGAACACAAGAAGGACGTGGTGATCCTGCTCGACTCGATCACCCGCCTCGGCCGCGCCTACAACACGGTGGTGCCGTCGTCGGGCAAGGTGCTGACCGGCGGCGTCGACGCCAACGCGCTCCAGCGGCCCAAGCGCTTCTTCGGCGCGGCCCGCAACATAGAGGAGGGCGGCTCGCTCTCCATCATCGCCACCGCGCTGATCGACACGGGCAGTCGCATGGACGAGGTCATCTTCGAAGAGTTCAAGGGCACCGGCAACTCGGAAATCGTCCTCGACCGCAAGGTGGCGGACAAGCGCATCTTCCCGGCGCTGGACGTCGGCAAGTCGGGCACCCGCAAGGAAGAATTGCTGGTCGACAAGGCGAAGCTCAGCAAGATGTGGGTGCTGCGCCGCATCCTGATGCAGATGGGCACGGTCGACGCCATGGAATTCCTGCTCGACAAGATGAAGGATTCCAAGACCAACGAGGATTTCTTCGACTCGATGAACCAGTAA
- a CDS encoding transglycosylase domain-containing protein produces MARSSSEPRGRVKKWLIRGVKIGLVGFLSAAIAVVVAVVIAYQSLPDYESLKSSPNGQMIRVHAADGSVIVSLGPSFGRWLSYDQIPTVMVDAMVSTEDKRYYLHPGVDPIGMARAAWVAMERRGSGRRWQGASTITQQVTRNIFLNNSYSWGRKVREMVLALALERKFSKRQILELYLNKVYFGGGAYGIDAASRKFFGHPATALNLPEAAIVAGLVKAPSSYSPTADADAAIGRAGVVLDLMQENGKISAAERTAANLQDVKMAPEPPQNSVRYFTDWALPQLDTLIDEPNEPLEVYTTIDLGMQKAATAAIQANVPSGTQGALVSLDRDGAVRAMVGGLDYVSSNYNRATTATRQPGSAWKIFVYMAALEAGYTPDTGVTDSPVDINGWKPRNSNGRFSGDIDIRTAFAYSVNTVAAKLGVEVGFPTVADMARRFGVTTPINTHPSMVLGTSDVRLIDMTRAFASIARKGVAVTPYGITRVTTAEGRVLYEHQDDTSRVLVAPWVAAGMTDLMQTAVSTGTGRAAQIGRPVAGKTGTTSSNKDGWFLGFSSGITTGVWMGRDDARAVGVLQGGRAPARAFADYMKVAVAKRPVEQFETQVTLPEWQLEPDEEAYYGQPDGGTDGGMMVDENGLPIERGQQQPDEDAQPDDSGQPTPNPADRPQPPRLDQQWIDNVLGRNRQQQQPQH; encoded by the coding sequence ATGGCACGATCGAGCAGCGAACCGCGGGGCAGGGTGAAGAAATGGCTGATAAGGGGCGTGAAAATCGGCCTTGTCGGCTTCTTGAGCGCGGCGATCGCGGTCGTGGTGGCGGTGGTGATCGCCTATCAGTCGCTGCCCGACTATGAATCGCTGAAATCCTCCCCCAACGGCCAGATGATCCGCGTCCACGCCGCGGACGGCAGCGTCATCGTCTCGCTCGGCCCCAGCTTCGGCCGCTGGCTGAGCTATGACCAGATCCCCACGGTCATGGTCGACGCGATGGTCTCGACCGAGGACAAGCGCTATTATCTGCACCCCGGCGTCGACCCCATCGGCATGGCCCGCGCCGCCTGGGTGGCGATGGAGCGGCGCGGCAGCGGCCGCCGCTGGCAGGGCGCGTCCACCATCACCCAGCAGGTGACGCGCAACATCTTCCTCAACAACAGCTATAGCTGGGGCCGCAAGGTCCGGGAAATGGTGCTGGCCCTCGCGCTGGAGCGCAAATTCTCCAAGCGGCAGATCCTCGAACTCTATCTCAACAAGGTTTATTTCGGCGGCGGCGCCTATGGCATCGACGCCGCCAGCCGCAAATTTTTCGGCCATCCCGCAACCGCCCTGAACCTGCCAGAAGCCGCCATCGTCGCCGGTCTGGTGAAGGCCCCCTCCAGCTATTCCCCGACCGCCGACGCCGACGCCGCCATCGGCCGCGCCGGCGTCGTGCTGGACCTAATGCAGGAAAATGGCAAGATCAGCGCGGCCGAACGCACCGCCGCCAATCTCCAGGACGTGAAGATGGCGCCCGAACCGCCGCAGAACAGCGTCCGCTACTTCACCGACTGGGCGCTGCCGCAACTCGACACGCTGATCGACGAACCCAATGAACCGCTGGAGGTCTACACCACCATCGATTTGGGCATGCAGAAGGCTGCGACGGCGGCGATCCAGGCCAATGTGCCCAGCGGCACGCAGGGCGCGCTCGTCTCGCTCGACCGCGACGGCGCGGTGCGGGCGATGGTCGGCGGGCTGGACTATGTGAGTTCCAACTACAATCGCGCCACCACCGCGACGCGCCAGCCGGGCTCGGCCTGGAAGATCTTCGTCTATATGGCCGCGCTGGAGGCGGGCTATACCCCCGACACCGGCGTCACCGACAGCCCGGTCGACATCAACGGATGGAAGCCGCGCAACAGCAACGGCCGCTTCTCCGGCGACATCGATATCCGCACCGCCTTCGCCTATTCGGTCAACACCGTGGCGGCGAAGCTGGGCGTGGAGGTCGGCTTCCCCACGGTCGCCGACATGGCCCGCCGCTTCGGCGTAACAACGCCGATCAACACGCACCCCTCGATGGTGCTGGGCACGTCCGACGTGCGGCTGATCGACATGACCCGCGCCTTCGCCTCCATCGCGCGCAAGGGGGTGGCGGTGACGCCCTACGGCATCACCAGGGTGACGACCGCCGAAGGCCGCGTCCTCTACGAACATCAGGACGACACCAGCCGCGTGCTGGTCGCCCCCTGGGTCGCGGCGGGCATGACCGACCTGATGCAGACCGCCGTCAGCACCGGCACCGGCCGGGCGGCGCAGATCGGCCGGCCCGTCGCGGGCAAGACTGGCACGACCAGCAGCAACAAGGACGGCTGGTTCCTGGGCTTTTCCAGCGGCATCACCACCGGCGTCTGGATGGGCCGCGACGACGCCCGTGCCGTGGGCGTGCTCCAGGGCGGCCGCGCCCCCGCCCGCGCCTTCGCCGACTATATGAAGGTCGCCGTCGCCAAGCGCCCGGTCGAACAGTTCGAAACCCAGGTGACGCTGCCCGAATGGCAGTTGGAACCGGACGAGGAAGCCTATTACGGCCAGCCCGACGGCGGCACGGACGGCGGCATGATGGTCGACGAAAACGGCCTGCCCATCGAACGCGGCCAGCAGCAGCCGGACGAGGACGCGCAGCCCGACGACAGCGGCCAGCCAACGCCCAACCCCGCAGACCGCCCCCAGCCGCCGCGCCTGGACCAGCAATGGATCGACAATGTGCTGGGCCGCAACCGGCAACAGCAGCAACCGCAACACTAG
- a CDS encoding aspartyl protease family protein, with amino-acid sequence MGRWRAALGIAIAIATSPLAAQDRAALDPDDPPAVIRTIPSGDTRITIPIQIDGRGPWNFVVDTGSQRTVISRALAERLDLPLRERVTVISMTGRAEVDTVAVPRLGFGKTVVDDIEAPVLEGEHIGAAGLLGLDGLHAKRLLLNFRTGRMEISSSKRSWRDPNVIVVEARRRQGQLILLDSDVNGMQVSIILDTGTSISVGNMALMNKLVRKKKAPALELVTLTSVTGETLSGQAGLIDRVRMGQVMLKEMPVMFADAQPFAELGLNDKPALLLGIDALKVFDRVAIDFGRGKVDFLLPDTGLLDRKRLATAGRAAG; translated from the coding sequence ATGGGACGCTGGCGCGCCGCTCTGGGCATCGCGATCGCGATCGCCACTTCTCCCCTTGCGGCGCAGGATCGAGCCGCGCTCGATCCCGATGATCCGCCTGCGGTGATCCGCACCATCCCCAGCGGCGATACCCGCATCACCATCCCTATCCAGATCGACGGCAGGGGGCCGTGGAACTTCGTGGTCGACACCGGATCGCAGCGCACCGTCATTTCCCGCGCCCTGGCCGAACGGCTCGACCTGCCCCTGCGGGAGCGGGTGACGGTGATCAGCATGACCGGCCGGGCGGAGGTGGACACTGTCGCCGTCCCGCGCCTGGGCTTCGGCAAGACCGTGGTGGACGATATAGAAGCGCCGGTGCTGGAGGGGGAGCATATCGGCGCGGCCGGCCTGTTGGGACTGGACGGCCTGCATGCCAAGCGGCTGCTGCTGAATTTCCGCACGGGTCGGATGGAGATCAGCAGCAGCAAGCGTAGCTGGCGTGACCCCAATGTCATCGTAGTCGAGGCGCGACGGCGCCAGGGGCAGTTGATCCTGCTCGATTCCGACGTGAACGGCATGCAGGTCAGCATCATCCTGGACACCGGCACCTCCATAAGCGTCGGCAACATGGCGCTGATGAACAAGCTGGTGCGCAAGAAGAAGGCGCCCGCGCTGGAACTGGTGACGCTGACCAGCGTGACGGGGGAGACGCTGTCGGGGCAGGCCGGCCTGATCGACCGGGTGCGCATGGGCCAGGTCATGCTGAAGGAGATGCCGGTGATGTTCGCCGATGCCCAGCCCTTCGCGGAACTGGGGCTTAACGACAAGCCCGCGCTGCTGCTCGGCATCGACGCGCTCAAGGTGTTCGACCGGGTGGCCATCGATTTCGGGCGGGGAAAGGTGGACTTCCTGTTGCCGGACACAGGGTTGCTCGACCGGAAACGCCTTGCGACGGCGGGGAGAGCGGCGGGTTAG
- a CDS encoding quinone oxidoreductase family protein, whose protein sequence is MTQAWRMVARSHGGPEVIAREGFDPGLPGEGELLIAQDAVGLNFIDTYYRSGLYPAPLPTPLGAEGAGHVAAVGPGVAGFAVGDKVGCAVGLGAYATHRLVRADQAVRIPDAVTTQDAAAMMLKGMTACYLAEDIVTLEAGQFALVHAAAGGVGSVLVPWLRDKGVVVIAHCGSAEKAAKVDAEHSLHGGFDSLASAVREITGGRGVDVVYDGVGKDSWSASLASLRRRGLMVSYGNASGAVPPISLLELSRGGSLYVTRPTLFDYIATPEELARTAERLFDRMARGVARTVVGQRFSLADAAEAHRALEARQTTGSTLLIP, encoded by the coding sequence ATGACGCAGGCATGGCGGATGGTGGCCCGCAGCCATGGCGGGCCGGAGGTGATCGCGCGGGAAGGGTTCGACCCCGGCCTGCCGGGTGAAGGCGAATTGCTGATCGCGCAGGATGCCGTCGGGCTGAATTTCATCGACACCTATTATCGCAGCGGCCTCTATCCCGCGCCGCTGCCGACGCCGCTGGGCGCCGAGGGCGCCGGCCATGTCGCCGCCGTGGGTCCGGGCGTCGCCGGCTTTGCGGTGGGCGACAAGGTGGGCTGTGCGGTCGGGCTGGGCGCCTATGCCACGCATCGTCTGGTGCGCGCCGACCAGGCGGTGAGGATTCCGGATGCCGTCACGACGCAGGATGCGGCGGCCATGATGCTGAAGGGCATGACCGCCTGCTATCTGGCGGAGGACATCGTCACCCTGGAGGCCGGGCAGTTCGCGCTGGTCCATGCCGCCGCCGGCGGCGTGGGTTCCGTGCTGGTGCCGTGGCTGCGCGACAAGGGCGTGGTCGTGATCGCCCATTGCGGATCGGCGGAAAAGGCGGCGAAGGTGGACGCCGAACATAGCCTGCACGGCGGCTTCGACAGCCTGGCCTCCGCCGTGCGGGAGATCACCGGGGGCCGCGGCGTCGACGTCGTCTATGACGGCGTGGGCAAGGATAGCTGGAGCGCGTCGCTGGCCTCGCTCAGGCGGCGCGGCCTGATGGTCAGCTACGGCAATGCCTCCGGCGCGGTGCCGCCGATCAGCCTGCTGGAACTCAGCCGGGGCGGGTCGCTTTACGTCACCCGCCCGACATTGTTCGACTATATCGCCACTCCCGAAGAGTTGGCGCGAACCGCCGAAAGGCTGTTCGACCGCATGGCGCGGGGCGTGGCGAGGACCGTCGTCGGCCAACGATTTTCCCTGGCCGACGCCGCGGAGGCGCACCGCGCGCTGGAGGCCCGGCAAACCACGGGAAGCACGCTGCTGATCCCCTGA
- a CDS encoding YjbE family putative metal transport protein (Members of this highly hydrophobic protein family,regularly are found preceded by the yybP-ykoY manganese riboswitch (see RF00080). A metal cation transport function is proposed.), whose translation MIDLIATAAAAAQGIGSPADIWAHIVNDFSNIGSPAALAAFGQVLMIDVLLAGDNAIVVGALAAGLPAEQRKRVILIGIIAALVLRIGFALVVTQLMQIVGLILAGGLLLLWVAFKMWRELHPKRGGDTPDTGDDDISGLRPAKSFAGAAWAVAVADVSMSLDNVLAVAGAARDHPGILIIGLILSVALMGIAANIIAKYIERFRWIAYLGLAVIVYVAVKMIYDGVVDHQVGILTLFV comes from the coding sequence ATGATCGACCTAATCGCAACCGCCGCAGCGGCGGCTCAGGGGATCGGCTCGCCCGCCGACATCTGGGCGCATATCGTCAATGATTTCAGCAATATCGGCTCGCCCGCCGCGCTGGCTGCGTTCGGCCAGGTGCTGATGATCGACGTGCTGCTCGCCGGGGACAACGCCATCGTCGTCGGCGCGCTGGCGGCGGGGCTTCCGGCGGAGCAGCGCAAGAGGGTCATATTGATCGGCATCATCGCCGCGCTGGTCCTGCGCATCGGCTTTGCGCTGGTGGTGACGCAGTTGATGCAGATCGTCGGCCTGATCCTGGCGGGCGGGCTGCTGCTGCTGTGGGTCGCGTTCAAGATGTGGCGCGAACTGCACCCGAAGCGGGGCGGGGACACGCCGGACACCGGCGACGACGACATATCCGGCCTGCGCCCCGCCAAGAGCTTCGCGGGCGCGGCCTGGGCGGTCGCGGTGGCGGACGTTTCGATGAGCCTGGACAATGTGCTGGCGGTGGCCGGCGCGGCCCGCGACCATCCGGGCATCCTGATCATCGGCCTGATCCTGTCTGTCGCGCTGATGGGCATCGCCGCGAACATCATCGCCAAATATATCGAACGCTTCCGCTGGATCGCCTATCTGGGCCTGGCCGTGATCGTCTATGTGGCGGTCAAGATGATCTATGACGGCGTCGTGGATCATCAAGTCGGCATATTGACGCTCTTCGTCTAG